The following proteins come from a genomic window of Eulemur rufifrons isolate Redbay chromosome 24, OSU_ERuf_1, whole genome shotgun sequence:
- the AURKC gene encoding aurora kinase C, whose protein sequence is MSDPKSVTQMGKEEPTGEKGKNCDQRKRVEKERLVSVVGVWCTEERVDMSPSPPSPSSAPVPIFLLSFPRRFIIDDFEIGRPLGKGKFGNVYLARLKENHFIVALKVLFKSQIEKEGLEHQLRREIEIQSHLQHPNILRLYNYFHDTRRIYLILEYAPRGELYKELQKNQKFDEQRTATIIEELADALTYCHDKKVIHRDIKPENLLLGFRGEVKIADFGCSVHTPSLRRNTVCGTLDYLPPEMIEGRTYAAKVDLWCIGVLCYELLVGNPPFESASHNDTYKRILKVDVKFPLTMPLGAQDLISKLLRYNPQERLPLAQILKHPWVQTHSQRVLPPCPQMAS, encoded by the exons ATGAGTGACCCCAAGTCTGTGACGCAGATGGGCAAAGAAGAGCCCACAGGTGAGAAGGGTAAGAACTGCGACCAGAGAAAGAGGGTGGAGAAGGAAAGACTGGTGTCCGTGGTTGGGGTGTGGTGCACAGAAGAACGTGTTGACatgtctccctctcccccttccccttcttctGCCCCCGTCcccatcttcctcctctcctttcc GCGGCGCTTCATAATTGATGACTTTGAAATCGGGCGTCCTCTGGGCAAGGGGAAATTTGGGAATGTGTACCTGGCTCGCCTCAAGGAAAACCATTTTATTGTGGCCCTGAAGGTTCTTTTCAAGTCCCAGATAGAGAAGGAAGGACTGGAGCACCAGCTACGCAGGGAAATTGAAATCCAGTCGCATCTACA ACACCCCAATATCCTAAGGCTGTATAATTACTTCCATGATACTCGCAGGATATACCTGATCCTGGAATATGCTCCAAGGGGTGAGCTCTACAAGGAGCTGCAGAAAAACCAGAAATTCGATGAGCAGCGAACAGCCACG ATAATAGAGGAGTTGGCAGATGCCTTGACTTACTGCCATGACAAGAAAGTGATTCACAGGGATATTAAGCCAGAAAACCTGTTGCTGGGATTCAGGGGTGAGGTGAAGATTGCAGATTTTGGCTGTTCTGTGCATACTCCCTCTCTGAG GAGAAACACAGTGTGTGGAACACTGGACTACTTGCCTCCAGAAATGATCGAGGGGAGAACATATGCTGCAAAGGTGGATCTGTGGTGCATTGGGGTGCTCTGCTATGAGCTGCTGGTGGGAAATCCACCCTTTGAGAGCGCCTCCCACAACGATACCTACAAACGCATCCTCAAG GTAGATGTGAAGTTCCCCCTAACAATGCCTTTGGGAGCCCAGGACTTGATCTCCAAGCTTCTCAGATACAATCCCCAGGAGCGGCTGCCCCTGGCCCAGATCCTGAAGCACCCCTGGGTCCAGACCCATTCCCAGAGGGTGCTGCCTCCCTGTCCTCAGATGGCTTCCTGA